A stretch of DNA from Oreochromis aureus strain Israel breed Guangdong linkage group 23, ZZ_aureus, whole genome shotgun sequence:
acattttttgtaAGATATGCAATTTGTTctttgagttaaaaaaaagaaagaaaaacccacATAAATACAGGTATTGCAGAATGCTTTTGTAAACCTTTGTTTGTAAAAAAAAGATCTCCAAATCAACATGTTTGTTACAGTACCTAATAAAAGGCACAAATTATTTTGTACAGTATGGTCTTTTGATTTCTTCAGGTAGAAAGCGTACACACTGTAAAGTTGACGGTAGTGaaactatttatttacaaaCTATGGTACTATTTTTTAAACCTAAATGCTCATTAAAGTTGGTTTGTGACAATTAGTGTCAGTGGTAATTGTACCCACATCTAGCAGATGATTTTACATTGACTTCTAAAGTCCAGTCATATTTTTGAGTGTTATATAATTTTCAACTGCAGTAGTCCAGTTGACTGGTCGAGGGAGCTCACTCTGTCTTTCCAAGTTTGTGAAATGAACCTGGAGATTGTCGTCCCCACATAGACTGTACTGAGCAGGTAGAATGTCATCAAACTGGTGCAGGATTTCTTGAGGCACTTGGAATCCACACTCTCTTCCAGTCAGTcagaaaaatgaacaaattcaGTCACTTCTCCAGGTACTATCCTTCAAGGTTACAGCAAAAGCGCAAAGTCAATCTTATAATTAAAAGTCAGCACAGAAAAATGGGGTTTTAAAGAATCTTAATTATGCATATACGTATctacatttgttgtttttagccAAGATGTGATCCAAAGTTAAAATATGATTGTgtaacttttttgggggggggggaatataaaaataaaacgtacGTGCATGAAGTCAGAGAACAGAACTAATGGCAAAACACAAGTGGCAACTTTAATTTCTATTCAGCAAAAaggtgaaaacaacaaaacactatTCAATTGCTACAGTGAGTAACAGGGCAAATTGTTAAACCTAAATGACATACTGCTTACTTAACTCAAGTGGTTAGGTCAAGAAAGAAAAGAGTGCACTTAAGGGATGGACTGTTCCTGAACCATTTTATAAATGAACAAAAGGTGGACTAACAGCAAGCTGGACAGGTATCCTGCACATACAATACACTATACTGAGGAAGAAAAATTTTAGTAAAactatgaaataaaatacatgGACTAAATACATACCTATGAGGCAGGTGATACATGGCTTCTGGTTTACCAGATGGACAACAAGATTGGCGCACAGGTCGGATGGTGTGAGTGTTCCAGAGATCTCTGTACTCATCAAGCTCTTTTTGCAAGACATTGAGGAAGACATATCGTAGAAGGCATTTATGTTCATGACTGCCATTGAAAAGATGCCTCTCCCTCAGGTCACTGAAGAGTTCAATCCAGAACTGAGTTCTAATGGTGGAATGACAAGGCATATAAAATTTAATAACACAAGTAATTCAATGTAATTGTCCTCTTTAAAGAAAGTCATAATCTTAAGAATATTGAACTGTGCGCAATTTcgtccaaagaaaagcttattCACATGTTCTGAAGTGTTTCATCAATgcactgcaggaaaaaaaaaagcaacttcaCACAAATGACAAAATTTAACAAAATGATTAATCCTTCAGTTATTCCTGCATTTGGCGGCTGAACTTAAGAAAAGTTGTAATATACAGGTCTGTCCATATAAATGTACTATTTTGTTTCTACATGAACACTGAAGCTGTTATCACTTGTTAGATACCACACAGAAATCCAAAAGCTAGTGAAAacatcagtatttttttttgggCACACAACGTTGAAGAAATGTCTGAAACGAATGACCTCCTATAACAAATGGATTTCTGTCATGTTGGATCAATGTTCTTATATTACTCCTATTACAGTTCTCAAATTTGAAGAATCCcttgttcttttatttatatgacTCCCTACAGGTAAACTATTTGATCTAGATGTTAGTTTGGTACTACGTAGGCACACAAAATTGAATAAATTTTACTCAATTTTAAATAGATCAATCTTTACTGATGCCATTGCCTATAGgatttataataatttattaaaattttgaatgtcagtttgtttgttgtttttcatagTTCCTTTTTAGGACTTTTGTGGAATGTGTGAGTCGGATTTTCTTTTTGAGTGTGTTGTTTTAATACAAACAAATGTCACTGGTATACCAAACCAtttattatagtttttgaaGCAGTCTTGCATCACATAAGAAAAATGTGTAGGTGactatgtttttgtttgtttgtttgtgactgtaATTTAATATTTGAGTATAAAACCCCACCCACAAGAAAAAGTATATCGCTGACCACGAAACACCTTCAGAACCATTCAATTTTAAGTTTcagaatatattttaaaagccATGTACCTTTGCTTTCTGAACGAAGACCACCAACTTTCAATCCGTTGATTTGTAGTTGAGGTGCCATACATATGACTGTGGGCTCCTGCAAGTTCATCTCCATGGTCTGATCTTAAAGCACAGTGAATGGCTGCCATTGTGCCATTTTCTGTGCCACAGTCTGTACGAAGGCATGCTGGAAGTTGACCAAACCGTGTCACGCACTCCATATAATATTTTGCAATGATACCTGGGTCATTATTTGAGCTGCCACAGCTGAGCCACATAACTTTCCTTGAAAATCCATCGACACATGCACTAATAGCAACACCAAAGGGTTTCAGCTTATCATATCCATCCACATGCCACACTTGATTTGGTCCTTCTGAAAAATATCCTCTTCGAACAAACCTTCGTTTACAGCGACGCTTAACACCATGTGGATCTAGTCTTGAGAGTATGTGCATTACATCATTTCTTTTAACTGTCAGATTATACTTTTGTCGCAGTGTCTGACACATGGATCTGTAACCCAGAAGCTGACCTGAGCCTCTCAGTTCTTGTGTAACAGTGGAAATGACAATGTCAGTGGGAGTAAAGTCAGTCCTTCTAGTCATTCCAGCATCTTTTAGCCTCCTCTTTAATGTTCGCAGACTCATACAAATATTATGCTTGTTTTCAAGAAAATCCAGGATCACTTCATATGTATGGCCCTCAGAGAAATACTTATTGATGATGTCTGTGACTGAGACTGGGCCTAAGGTTGAAGAGAAAACATGAAAAGATAATTACGACCGCAGGAATCCATAAATGCACTTAataagtgttttaaaaaaaataccacaTCTGAAACAACTCTCAATAAACATGACTCATGTATTTAATCTTCTTGATGTGTGCTTAAAGGCCAGAGAAAGCTCAAAGAACATGGACCAGGATTCAGGACTTATCACTCTCATTAAGACCTCTATGCTGACAACTCAAAATGAGCAAAATAAGAGAAGTTAGAAGAATTTCGTCACTGTGTACATATGCCCTATTGCTATAGACAAGTCAtgaacaattttttaaaattatgccaTAGAACCGGTGGCAGGCTTAAACCAGAATACAGTTCTTAGTACCTACCAGTTCACGCCTTTGCGTTTTTGGAATTCTGATTTATCTTTGCATACAGAGTCTTTAACAATACAAAAACCTTAGAATGAGGAAATGAATATAGTGCTTTTGGAATGGCACATGAATAATAAttctccccccccaaaaaaagtttAACACGCACTACTGAAGCTACTGTGGTGTATATCAGTCATTATGAAGCAATTAAAAGGTGAGCAATAAATATTAGAACTTAGGAAAGTGAAGTGCTTACCATTCTCTTTAAAAGGTGCTAAAGCTTGAATGTTAGATCCACGGGACCCACAAAAAACTCCAATTTGCCCCACTAGCTGGATTCCACAATATGGACAATACATTGCCTGATGAAGACACAATGCCAAATTAAAACCTGGACATATTAACTGCAACACTCCTTAATGACTTTGACTTATTACTATTTGTTATCGAGTTTAAAAAAGCTTCATTTCTAAGGCTACATTAAACATTATCTTTGTTAGAATTATCTTTGAATGTGTATTCCAGATATCTGTAGTATTATTAGAATCATGAGATTACAACACATTTACCTCTCCTCCACTTCTTTGAAGTGTCTCCCAGTCGCACTGgttagcatgttttggttcgtgcaactggtccgtcgggttattgtctccccaggaACATTTCTGTTGTgtcttttcctatttccgttgtgtcttttcctatttccgttgtgttgtgtgtgcttttgcagcgtttttctttttgcagcatttttctttttgcaggtgtttttctttttgcagcatttttctttttgcaagtgtttttctttttgcaggtgtttttctttttgcagcatttttctttttgcagcatttttctttttgcaggtgtttttctttttgcagcattttttttttgcagcatttttctttttgcaagtgttttctttttgcaggtgtttttctttttgcagcatttttctttttgcagcatttttctgaagttgcagtccgtttggcctctcagggccaccgtagaattcacagacggtaccttcccaaaggaaaaagtactatagcttactagggtatatagacttaagagttactatatacagtaatggacttctatacattttacatcagattaaaactttgggtgtaagattcagataattatttattaaaagctagacattttaaatgagaataagaaagaaaagtatgtctttgtgcccccttttccctgttcatgccctatcggcccccctggctaaactttgctagatccgcccctgcacagttaccagccgtcagctacgtagaaaaggatcctggtgtagaaagtaatattaaataaattataacaacagattatcaagcttaaacgtgctgctgttgttcagccgctggtttcctctttctggcgcgaagtggggcaaaaacaaagaagagagacagacttgacagaaaagccgatcagctgatcattaagcagtttcacgattaaagtagcagcaggaaggtgagggagagagaggcagtcgctccatatatcggttgttaagcttaacatgggaatgctttacaaacattcagagatgaacttacacacttgctttacttctctctgggataacttcctcggagatgaaatgctggtttggtagcgaggctacaaatacacacagccgctctatcacatgacgcatactgctgcaacgtgctacggttatgagccgagttacgccgtgttgcaagttttgtgaggtgcttttttgatatttaatggatcggattacattttttatttttcgtcgatatccgatccagtaatttaggtcagtatcggaccgataccgatacgtaatatcggatcggtccatctctactctgtaatactgtaaatgatcagtgactcaggttaacactaaactttaaacagtacctctgtgtctctgtgtgtgctgaacatctGGAATCAGGATTTCATTCAGGCTGCATTGACTGTGGgacctttctctgttaaaaaCAGGTTGAAGACGGCTCAGAAACAGTTGAAGATTAAAATTTAGCGTTATGGCTGCTCGTGGTGTGTAAAGCCTCTACtcagctgtatttttgttactaatttatgtttgttgttgctTAACACAGATTTCAGAAGAGCAAATATGAGCACTGTTGCTTAATCTTTAATAGTTTAAAGCAGGACTGgattggaaataaaaaaaaatccagattcttctt
This window harbors:
- the LOC120436160 gene encoding uncharacterized protein LOC120436160, whose amino-acid sequence is MYCPYCGIQLVGQIGVFCGSRGSNIQALAPFKENGPVSVTDIINKYFSEGHTYEVILDFLENKHNICMSLRTLKRRLKDAGMTRRTDFTPTDIVISTVTQELRGSGQLLGYRSMCQTLRQKYNLTVKRNDVMHILSRLDPHGVKRRCKRRFVRRGYFSEGPNQVWHVDGYDKLKPFGVAISACVDGFSRKVMWLSCGSSNNDPGIIAKYYMECVTRFGQLPACLRTDCGTENGTMAAIHCALRSDHGDELAGAHSHMYGTSTTNQRIESWWSSFRKQRTQFWIELFSDLRERHLFNGSHEHKCLLRYVFLNVLQKELDEYRDLWNTHTIRPVRQSCCPSGKPEAMYHLPHRYVFSPCILFHSFTKIFLPQYSVLYVQDTCPACC